A genomic region of Mycobacterium sp. Aquia_213 contains the following coding sequences:
- a CDS encoding 3-isopropylmalate dehydrogenase encodes MKLAVIGGDGIGPEVVAEAVKVLDAVKPGVQKTEYDLGARRYHATGELLPESALAELREQDAILLGAIGDPSVPSGVLERGLLLRLRFELDHHVNLRPAKLYKGVSSPLAGDPAIDFVVVREGTEGPYTGNGGAIRVGTPHEVATEVSVNTAFGVRRVVADAFERARQRRKHLTLVHKNNVLTFAGKLWSRVFAEVGAEYPDVEVAYQHVDAATIFLVTDPGRFDVIVTDNLFGDIITDIAAAVSGGIGLAASGNIDATRTNPSMFEPVHGSAPDIAGKGVADPTAAILSVGLLLAHLGDTEAASRVDRAVETYLASRGSERRSTTEVGELIAAGL; translated from the coding sequence GTGAAACTCGCGGTTATCGGCGGGGACGGGATCGGGCCGGAGGTCGTCGCCGAGGCGGTCAAGGTCCTTGACGCCGTCAAGCCGGGCGTACAGAAGACCGAATACGACCTCGGCGCGCGGCGTTACCACGCCACCGGCGAACTCCTGCCGGAGTCGGCGCTCGCCGAGCTTCGCGAGCAGGACGCGATCCTGCTCGGCGCGATCGGTGACCCGTCGGTGCCCAGCGGTGTGCTGGAGCGAGGGCTGTTGCTGCGCCTACGTTTTGAGCTCGACCATCATGTCAATTTGCGGCCGGCCAAGCTGTACAAGGGCGTGAGCAGCCCGCTCGCGGGCGATCCCGCTATCGATTTCGTGGTGGTGCGCGAGGGAACCGAGGGCCCCTACACCGGCAACGGTGGCGCGATCCGGGTCGGAACGCCGCACGAGGTGGCCACCGAAGTCAGCGTCAACACCGCATTCGGGGTGCGCCGCGTCGTGGCCGACGCCTTCGAGCGGGCCCGGCAGCGCCGCAAGCATCTGACGTTGGTGCACAAGAACAACGTGCTGACCTTCGCCGGGAAACTGTGGTCGCGAGTCTTCGCCGAGGTCGGTGCGGAATATCCCGACGTCGAGGTGGCCTATCAACACGTCGACGCCGCCACCATCTTCCTGGTCACCGACCCCGGGCGCTTCGACGTGATCGTCACCGACAACCTGTTCGGCGACATCATCACCGACATCGCCGCCGCGGTGTCGGGCGGAATTGGCTTGGCCGCCAGTGGAAATATCGATGCGACCCGGACCAATCCGTCGATGTTCGAGCCGGTGCACGGCAGCGCGCCCGATATCGCCGGCAAGGGCGTCGCCGATCCGACCGCGGCCATCCTTTCGGTGGGGCTGCTGCTCGCCCACCTCGGCGACACCGAGGCCGCTAGCCGGGTGGACCGGGCGGTCGAGACGTATCTCGCGTCTCGGGGGAGCGAACGGCGCTCCACCACCGAGGTCGGCGAACTGATCGCTGCCGGGCTGTAG
- a CDS encoding phytoene desaturase family protein: protein MDVTIVGSGPNGLSAAVICARAGLKVQVVEAQPTLGGGARTAADPEFPGVQHDICSAVHPLALASPFFAEFDLPARGVRLAVPDIAYANPLPGRPAAIAYRDLERTCAELSDGASWRRLLGPLVADWHPVVELLLGDKRSVPSSLPSALRLGLRMLTQGTPAWGSLAGEDGRALFTGVAAHVLSRMPSLTAAGAGLMLATLAHSVGWPIPVGGSQAITDALLADLRTHGGEVTAGVEITEPPTGVVAFDTAPTALLRIYGDALPDRYARALRRYRFGPGVAKVDFVLGDEIPWSDPRLSHAPTLHLGGSREQMARAEKEIAAGRHAQWPMVLAAASHVADSGRIDAAGRRPFWTYAHVPAGSTLDATEAVTATIERFAPGFRDVVVAARAVPAAHLTDHNANYVGGDIGMGGNSAWRAIVGPTPRLDPWRTPIPKAYLCSAATPPGGGVHGMAGYFAARSLLRREFGIDKLPFLGPTSRA from the coding sequence ATGGACGTCACCATCGTCGGCAGCGGACCCAACGGGCTCAGCGCGGCCGTGATCTGCGCCCGCGCGGGACTCAAAGTGCAGGTCGTCGAGGCGCAGCCGACGTTGGGCGGCGGTGCTCGCACCGCGGCCGACCCAGAATTTCCCGGAGTCCAACACGACATCTGCTCGGCGGTGCACCCGCTGGCGCTGGCGTCGCCGTTCTTCGCGGAGTTCGACCTGCCCGCCCGCGGCGTCCGGCTGGCGGTCCCCGACATCGCCTACGCCAACCCACTGCCGGGCCGGCCCGCGGCGATCGCCTACCGCGACCTCGAACGCACCTGCGCCGAGCTGTCCGACGGCGCGTCCTGGCGACGGCTGTTGGGCCCGCTGGTGGCCGACTGGCATCCCGTCGTGGAATTACTGCTCGGTGACAAACGCTCGGTGCCCAGCTCGTTGCCGTCGGCGCTGCGCCTGGGGCTGCGGATGCTGACTCAAGGCACGCCGGCGTGGGGGTCGTTGGCCGGCGAGGACGGCCGCGCCTTGTTCACCGGCGTTGCCGCCCATGTGCTTTCGCGAATGCCGTCCTTGACGGCGGCCGGCGCCGGGTTGATGCTGGCGACGCTCGCCCATTCGGTCGGCTGGCCGATTCCGGTGGGCGGCAGCCAGGCGATCACCGACGCGCTGCTCGCCGACCTGCGCACGCATGGTGGCGAGGTGACCGCGGGCGTCGAAATCACCGAGCCGCCAACCGGTGTCGTCGCCTTCGACACGGCACCGACCGCGTTGCTACGGATATACGGCGACGCATTGCCGGATCGGTACGCTAGAGCGTTGCGCCGCTATCGATTTGGACCCGGTGTTGCCAAAGTCGATTTTGTGCTCGGCGACGAGATTCCGTGGTCGGATCCGCGCCTGAGCCACGCTCCCACCCTGCATCTGGGCGGCAGCCGGGAGCAGATGGCACGCGCCGAGAAGGAGATCGCGGCCGGACGTCATGCGCAGTGGCCCATGGTGCTGGCCGCCGCCTCGCACGTCGCCGATTCCGGGCGCATCGACGCGGCGGGGCGCCGTCCGTTCTGGACGTATGCCCACGTCCCGGCGGGCTCGACCCTCGATGCGACCGAGGCCGTCACCGCGACCATCGAGCGGTTCGCTCCCGGCTTTCGCGACGTCGTGGTCGCCGCCCGCGCAGTGCCCGCCGCCCACCTGACCGACCACAACGCCAACTACGTCGGCGGTGACATCGGGATGGGCGGAAACTCCGCGTGGCGCGCGATCGTCGGGCCCACACCGCGGCTAGACCCTTGGCGCACACCGATTCCCAAGGCGTATCTGTGTTCGGCGGCCACCCCGCCCGGTGGCGGCGTGCACGGGATGGCCGGCTACTTCGCCGCCCGCAGCCTGTTACGCCGCGAATTCGGCATCGACAAACTGCCCTTTTTGGGGCCCACTTCCCGGGCCTAA
- the ilvN gene encoding acetolactate synthase small subunit, whose protein sequence is MYAKTHTLSVLVEDKPGVLARVAALFSRRGFNIESLAVGATEQKDMSRMTIVVSAEETPLEQVTKQLNKLINVIKIVEQDEDNSVARELALIKVRADSGTRSQVIEAANLFRAKVVDVSLDSLTVEATGTRGKLEALLRVLEPFGIREIVQSGVVSLSRGPRGIGTAK, encoded by the coding sequence ATGTACGCCAAGACGCACACGCTTTCGGTGTTGGTCGAAGACAAGCCGGGTGTGCTCGCGCGCGTCGCGGCGCTGTTCTCGCGGCGTGGTTTCAACATCGAGTCGCTGGCTGTGGGTGCCACCGAGCAGAAGGACATGTCGCGGATGACAATCGTCGTTTCCGCCGAGGAGACTCCGCTCGAACAGGTCACCAAACAGCTCAACAAGCTGATCAATGTCATTAAAATTGTCGAGCAGGACGAGGACAACTCGGTGGCTCGCGAATTGGCGCTGATCAAGGTGCGGGCCGATTCCGGTACCCGCAGCCAGGTAATCGAGGCGGCAAACCTGTTCCGCGCCAAGGTAGTCGACGTATCACTGGATTCGCTGACCGTCGAGGCCACCGGGACCCGCGGCAAGCTCGAGGCGCTGCTACGAGTGCTGGAACCGTTCGGTATCCGCGAGATCGTCCAATCGGGAGTGGTGTCGCTCTCCCGTGGACCGCGCGGTATCGGCACCGCTAAGTAA
- the serA gene encoding phosphoglycerate dehydrogenase, giving the protein MNLPVVLIADKLAESTVAALGDQVEVRWVDGPDREKLLAAVPEADALLVRSATTVDAEVLAAAPKLKIVARAGVGLDNVDVDAATERGVLVVNAPTSNIHSAAEHALALLLSAARQVPAADATLREHTWKRSKFNGTEIFGKTVGIVGLGRIGQLVAARIEAFGTHIVAYDPYVSPARAAQLGIELLALDELLARADFISVHLPKTPETAGLIDKEALAKTKPGVIIVNAARGGLVDEAALAEAIGSGHVRAAGLDVFSTEPCTDSPLFELPEVVVTPHLGASTSEAQDRAGTDVAESVRLALAGEFVPDAVNVGGGVVNEEVAPWLDLARKLGLLAAALSDGAPTSLSVQARGELASEDVEVLKLSALRGLFSAVVEDPVTFVNAPALAAERGVTAEISTASESPNHRSVLDVRVVGHDGSRVNVAGTLSGPQLVEKIVQINGRNFDLRAQGTNLVINYADQPGALGKIGTLLGAAGVNIQAAQLSEDAEGSSATILLRLDRDVPGDVRSEIASAVGANKLEVVDLS; this is encoded by the coding sequence GTGAACTTGCCTGTTGTGTTAATCGCCGACAAACTCGCCGAATCAACTGTGGCCGCCTTGGGCGATCAGGTCGAGGTGCGCTGGGTAGACGGTCCGGATCGGGAGAAGCTGCTGGCCGCGGTGCCCGAGGCCGACGCGCTGCTGGTGCGTTCGGCCACCACGGTCGACGCCGAGGTGCTGGCCGCCGCCCCCAAGCTGAAGATCGTCGCCCGCGCCGGAGTGGGCCTGGACAACGTCGACGTGGACGCTGCCACCGAGCGCGGGGTGCTGGTCGTCAACGCGCCGACGTCGAACATCCACAGCGCCGCCGAGCACGCCCTGGCGCTGCTGCTGTCCGCGGCGCGCCAGGTCCCCGCGGCCGACGCCACCTTGCGGGAACACACCTGGAAGCGGTCGAAGTTCAACGGCACCGAGATCTTCGGCAAGACGGTCGGCATCGTGGGCCTGGGCCGCATCGGCCAGCTGGTCGCCGCGCGGATCGAGGCCTTCGGCACCCACATCGTCGCGTATGACCCGTACGTGTCGCCGGCCCGCGCCGCCCAGCTCGGCATCGAATTGCTGGCGCTGGACGAACTACTGGCTCGCGCCGATTTCATCTCGGTGCACCTGCCCAAGACACCCGAGACGGCCGGCCTGATCGACAAGGAGGCGCTGGCCAAGACCAAGCCGGGCGTCATCATCGTCAACGCCGCCCGCGGTGGCCTGGTGGACGAGGCGGCGCTGGCCGAGGCGATCGGCAGCGGCCATGTGCGCGCGGCCGGCCTGGATGTCTTCTCCACCGAACCCTGCACGGACAGCCCGCTTTTCGAGTTGCCGGAAGTGGTGGTGACGCCGCATTTGGGGGCGTCCACCTCCGAGGCGCAGGATCGGGCCGGCACCGACGTCGCCGAGAGCGTGCGGCTGGCGCTGGCCGGGGAGTTCGTCCCCGACGCGGTCAACGTGGGCGGCGGCGTGGTCAACGAAGAGGTAGCTCCCTGGCTGGACCTGGCGCGCAAGCTGGGGCTGCTGGCCGCGGCGCTCTCGGATGGCGCTCCCACCTCGCTGTCGGTGCAGGCGCGCGGCGAGCTAGCCTCCGAAGATGTTGAGGTGCTGAAGCTTTCGGCGCTGCGCGGTTTGTTCTCGGCCGTCGTCGAGGATCCGGTCACGTTCGTCAACGCGCCGGCGCTGGCCGCCGAGCGTGGCGTGACGGCCGAGATCAGCACGGCCTCGGAAAGCCCGAACCACCGCAGTGTCCTCGACGTGCGGGTGGTCGGCCACGACGGCTCGCGGGTCAATGTCGCGGGCACATTGTCGGGTCCGCAGCTGGTCGAGAAGATCGTGCAGATCAACGGCCGCAACTTCGATCTGCGGGCCCAGGGCACCAACCTGGTGATCAACTATGCCGACCAGCCCGGTGCGCTGGGCAAGATCGGCACCTTGCTGGGTGCGGCCGGGGTGAACATCCAGGCCGCACAGCTCTCCGAGGACGCCGAGGGCTCCAGCGCGACGATCCTGCTGCGGCTCGACCGCGACGTGCCCGGCGACGTCCGGTCCGAGATCGCGTCGGCGGTGGGCGCCAACAAGCTTGAGGTGGTTGATCTTTCGTGA
- the ilvC gene encoding ketol-acid reductoisomerase — translation MFYDDDADLSIIQGRKVGVIGYGSQGHAHSLSLRDSGVQVKVGLKEGSKSRPKVEEQGLAVDTPAEVAKWADVIMLLAPDTAQAEIFANDIEPNLNDGDALFFGHGLNIHFDLIKPPGNVTVAMVAPKGPGHLVRRQFVDGKGVPALIAIDQDPTGKGEALALSYAKAIGGTRAGVIKTTFKDETETDLFGEQAVLCGGTEELVKTGFDVMVEAGYPPEMAYFEVLHELKLIVDLMYEGGIARMNYSVSDTAEFGGYLSGPRVIDAGTKDRMREILRDIQNGDFTKKLVANVEGGNKQLEQLRKENAEHPIEVTGKKLRDLMSWVDRPITETA, via the coding sequence ATGTTCTACGACGACGACGCAGACCTGTCGATCATCCAGGGCCGCAAGGTCGGCGTCATCGGATACGGCAGTCAGGGGCACGCACACTCGCTGAGCCTGCGCGACTCCGGCGTGCAGGTGAAGGTGGGCCTGAAGGAGGGCTCGAAGTCGCGGCCCAAGGTCGAGGAGCAGGGGCTGGCGGTAGACACCCCGGCCGAGGTCGCCAAGTGGGCCGACGTGATCATGCTGCTGGCGCCCGACACCGCCCAGGCCGAGATCTTCGCCAACGACATCGAGCCCAACCTGAACGACGGCGACGCGCTGTTTTTCGGTCACGGCCTCAACATCCACTTCGACTTGATCAAGCCGCCGGGCAACGTCACCGTCGCGATGGTCGCCCCGAAGGGGCCCGGACACCTGGTCCGCCGTCAGTTCGTCGACGGCAAGGGCGTGCCGGCGCTCATCGCCATCGACCAGGACCCGACCGGCAAGGGCGAGGCGCTGGCGCTGTCCTACGCCAAGGCCATCGGAGGCACCCGGGCCGGCGTCATCAAGACCACCTTCAAAGACGAGACCGAGACCGACCTGTTCGGTGAGCAGGCCGTGTTGTGCGGTGGCACAGAGGAATTGGTGAAGACCGGTTTCGATGTGATGGTTGAGGCGGGCTACCCGCCGGAGATGGCGTACTTCGAGGTGCTGCACGAGCTCAAGCTGATCGTCGACCTGATGTACGAGGGCGGCATCGCCCGGATGAACTACTCGGTGTCCGACACCGCGGAGTTCGGCGGCTACCTGTCGGGCCCGCGGGTCATCGACGCCGGGACCAAGGACCGGATGCGAGAGATCCTGCGCGACATCCAGAATGGCGACTTCACCAAGAAATTGGTTGCCAACGTCGAGGGCGGCAACAAGCAGCTCGAGCAGTTGCGCAAGGAGAACGCCGAGCACCCCATCGAGGTCACCGGCAAGAAGCTGCGCGACCTGATGAGCTGGGTGGACCGCCCGATCACCGAGACGGCCTAG